One window of the Bacteroidota bacterium genome contains the following:
- a CDS encoding aconitate hydratase — MAFDIEMIKALYEKMPAKVEAARKLIGRPLTLTEKILYSHLHVDQKSENFQRGKSYVDFAPDRVAMQDATAQMALLQFMQSGRPKVAVPSTVHCDHLITAKEGAATDLAFATKESKEVFDFLGSVSNKYGIGFWKPGAGIIHQVVLENYAFPGGMMIGTDSHTVNAGGLGMIAIGVGGADACDVMAGLAWELKMPKLIGVKLTGKLNGWTAPKDVILKVAGILTVKGGTDAVVEYFGEGATSMSCTGKGTICNMGAEIGATTSTFGYDASMERYLKATGRADVAELANKVKEHLTADADVYANPEKYFDQVIEIDLSTLEPHVNGPFTPDLATPISKLKEEAIKNGWPLKISVGLLGSCTNSSYEDISRAVSLAKQVSTKNLKAKAEYLINPGSEQIRYTIKRDGFLDVFDQIGAKVFTNACGPCIGMWDRMGAEKQEKNTIIHSFNRNFAKRADGNPNTYAFVASPEIVTAMAIAGDLTFNPLTDFLTNEKGEKVKLDPPTGDELPTKGFAVEDAGYQAPAADGSKVSVVVSPTSDRLQLLDPFAAWEGVDLKGLKLLIKAKGKCTTDHISMAGPWLKFRGHLDNISNNMLIGAVNAFNEKTDNVKNQLTGAYDSVPKVQRAYKAQNIGSIVVGDENYGEGSSREHAAMEPRHLGVRAVLVKSFARIHETNLKKQGMLGLTFADKSDYEKIKEDDSVDIIGLTSFAPNTPLTLVFNHADGSKDEIKANHTYNEQQIEWFKAGGALNIIRANVKA; from the coding sequence GCCCGCTAAAGTTGAAGCAGCGCGTAAATTAATTGGTCGCCCGCTTACCCTCACCGAAAAAATTCTTTATTCCCATTTGCATGTTGATCAGAAATCGGAAAATTTCCAAAGAGGAAAATCCTATGTAGATTTTGCCCCTGACAGAGTTGCGATGCAAGATGCGACAGCTCAAATGGCCTTGCTGCAGTTTATGCAATCAGGGCGCCCGAAAGTAGCTGTTCCTTCTACTGTTCATTGTGATCACTTAATAACAGCAAAAGAAGGTGCTGCAACAGATTTAGCTTTTGCTACAAAAGAAAGTAAAGAAGTATTTGATTTCTTAGGTTCTGTTTCTAATAAATACGGTATCGGTTTCTGGAAACCAGGTGCCGGAATCATTCATCAAGTTGTTTTGGAAAATTATGCATTCCCAGGTGGAATGATGATTGGAACGGATTCACACACTGTGAATGCAGGTGGATTGGGAATGATTGCTATTGGTGTGGGTGGTGCAGATGCTTGTGACGTAATGGCTGGATTGGCTTGGGAATTAAAAATGCCAAAATTGATTGGTGTGAAATTAACAGGAAAATTAAACGGTTGGACGGCTCCCAAAGATGTGATTTTAAAAGTAGCTGGTATCTTAACCGTGAAAGGTGGAACTGATGCGGTTGTTGAATATTTTGGTGAAGGTGCTACATCAATGAGCTGTACCGGTAAAGGAACCATTTGTAACATGGGTGCGGAAATTGGTGCAACTACTTCTACATTCGGTTATGATGCTTCGATGGAACGTTACTTAAAAGCTACCGGAAGAGCAGATGTTGCTGAGTTGGCAAATAAAGTAAAAGAACATTTAACTGCGGATGCGGATGTATACGCGAATCCTGAAAAATATTTTGATCAAGTGATCGAAATCGATTTAAGTACATTGGAGCCACATGTTAATGGTCCATTTACTCCCGATTTGGCAACTCCGATTTCTAAATTAAAAGAGGAAGCAATTAAAAATGGCTGGCCTTTGAAAATTTCTGTTGGCTTACTTGGATCTTGTACCAACTCTTCTTACGAAGATATTTCTCGTGCGGTGAGTTTAGCAAAACAAGTATCTACAAAAAATTTAAAAGCGAAAGCTGAATACTTAATCAATCCGGGTTCTGAACAAATTCGTTACACCATTAAACGTGATGGGTTCTTGGATGTGTTTGACCAAATCGGAGCAAAAGTGTTCACCAATGCTTGCGGTCCTTGTATCGGAATGTGGGATAGAATGGGTGCTGAGAAACAAGAAAAAAATACCATCATTCACTCGTTCAACAGAAATTTTGCAAAACGTGCGGATGGAAATCCAAATACCTATGCATTTGTTGCATCTCCTGAAATCGTTACAGCAATGGCAATTGCAGGTGATTTAACTTTTAATCCCTTAACAGATTTTTTAACAAACGAAAAAGGGGAAAAAGTAAAATTGGATCCTCCTACCGGTGATGAATTGCCAACTAAAGGTTTCGCTGTTGAAGATGCAGGTTATCAAGCTCCTGCTGCCGATGGAAGTAAAGTTTCAGTTGTTGTTTCTCCAACATCTGATCGTTTACAATTGTTAGATCCATTTGCTGCTTGGGAAGGTGTCGACTTGAAAGGATTGAAATTGTTGATCAAAGCAAAAGGAAAATGTACAACGGATCATATTTCGATGGCAGGACCATGGTTGAAGTTCCGTGGACATTTGGATAATATTTCTAACAACATGCTAATTGGTGCTGTAAATGCATTCAACGAAAAAACGGATAACGTTAAAAATCAATTAACCGGTGCTTACGATTCTGTGCCGAAAGTACAACGTGCATACAAAGCGCAAAACATCGGATCTATCGTTGTAGGTGATGAAAATTACGGAGAAGGTTCTTCTCGTGAACATGCAGCGATGGAGCCTCGCCATTTAGGTGTTCGTGCGGTATTGGTGAAATCATTTGCGCGTATTCACGAAACAAACTTGAAAAAACAAGGAATGTTAGGATTAACATTTGCTGACAAATCGGATTACGAAAAAATCAAAGAAGATGATTCAGTAGATATTATCGGATTAACTTCCTTTGCTCCAAATACGCCATTAACATTGGTGTTTAATCATGCTGATGGAAGCAAAGATGAAATTAAAGCAAACCATACTTACAATGAACAACAAATTGAGTGGTTCAAAGCGGGTGGAGCGTTAAATATCATTCGTGCAAATGTGAAAGCATAA
- a CDS encoding DUF493 family protein, translating to MNKEEQFEKLREQLSKEKEWPTIYMFKFIIPADNRKIALVESKFSDEAIITQKESSNGKYISITVKEAMLTADSIIEKYKEMEGIEGLMAL from the coding sequence ATGAATAAGGAAGAACAATTCGAAAAATTAAGAGAACAATTAAGCAAGGAAAAAGAATGGCCCACCATTTACATGTTTAAATTCATTATTCCTGCCGATAATCGCAAGATAGCTTTGGTAGAGTCGAAATTTTCGGATGAAGCCATTATAACTCAAAAGGAATCCTCCAACGGAAAATACATTAGTATTACGGTAAAGGAAGCGATGCTCACTGCCGATTCCATCATTGAAAAATATAAAGAAATGGAAGGAATTGAAGGCCTAATGGCACTTTAA
- a CDS encoding RNA-binding S4 domain-containing protein: MEKFQLTEEYIQLNQLLKAMAWCSNGAEANALIDNGLVKVNGEVELRKRNKIRTGFVIEFNNQKVTIE, from the coding sequence ATGGAAAAATTTCAACTAACCGAAGAATATATACAATTGAATCAATTGCTCAAAGCAATGGCTTGGTGCTCCAATGGTGCAGAGGCTAATGCGCTTATTGATAATGGATTAGTAAAAGTGAATGGAGAAGTTGAGTTGCGGAAACGAAATAAAATTAGAACCGGATTTGTAATTGAATTTAATAATCAGAAAGTAACAATTGAATAA
- a CDS encoding nuclear transport factor 2 family protein produces MSAQKNEMIAKNWFNAFNTHDLETLLALYHENARHYSPKLKIRQPETNGLVTGKEALRTWWKDAFERLPSLNYEVTQLTANENRIFMEYIRKVDNEEDMMVAELLEIENERIIFSKVYHG; encoded by the coding sequence ATGAGTGCTCAGAAAAATGAAATGATTGCAAAAAATTGGTTTAACGCCTTTAACACTCATGATTTAGAAACTTTACTGGCGCTTTATCATGAAAACGCCAGACATTATAGTCCTAAATTAAAAATTAGACAACCCGAAACAAATGGCTTGGTAACCGGGAAAGAGGCGCTAAGAACTTGGTGGAAAGATGCATTTGAGCGATTGCCATCTTTAAATTATGAAGTCACTCAATTAACTGCCAACGAGAACCGCATCTTTATGGAGTATATCCGAAAGGTCGACAACGAAGAAGATATGATGGTAGCTGAGTTGCTCGAAATTGAAAACGAAAGAATTATATTCTCAAAAGTATACCACGGCTAA
- a CDS encoding penicillin acylase family protein has translation MTQRIFYSLFLFFLSQSFFAQIDPAKVTIARDTFGIPHIFADTDAEVAYGLAWAHCEDDFEHIQLMIITAQARVGELTGKDGAISDYFVRFIKAKEIAEQKYETDLSAEYKKVIQSYADGINAYAAKHPEEVKLKNIFPITPQNIVTGYVVILTSMVGTPRALECIVKGTPDDYIFNASAGSNGIAMNKNITSDGSTFLLINPHVPLEGSASWYEAHLCSNQKLNVYGALVPGMIFPAMGCNEHLGWAITFNWPDYVDIYKMEINPQNKNQYKFDGEWRDFEVRKIPLKVKAKFFNLKVKKEALWSVYGPAYRTEKGVYALRYNSTSNVKAAEQWYTMCKANQYDDFYKAMEMQGIPLFNFVMADDQSNIFYLFNGLIPKRNPDFDWQKTLPGNTSKTLWNEYYPLTQLPQKQNPKCGYVYNTNNTPFHCTAASENPDEAVFSKQAGFSWNRVNNRELRFNELMNGKTKISFDDFKKIKYDCAYPTKQGGIYKTFKPIYDLKESEHPDIAAAIAKLKKWDFSGYADNREAALVTLTFDYLFKKQNAAYNELETGIEYSTPTLVEAIRHAQKILIKHYKSIDVPFGEVQRLMREDKSYAVYGLPECLKSLASDVTKDGHLRAQNGDSFVMFAKFSKEGNTYETVVPYGESRRKGSPHLTDQMELYSQQKTKPILLDKEQVLKTATRTYHPQ, from the coding sequence ATGACCCAACGCATTTTTTATTCTCTTTTTCTGTTTTTTTTATCACAGTCTTTTTTTGCTCAAATTGACCCGGCAAAAGTTACCATCGCGCGTGATACGTTTGGGATTCCTCATATTTTTGCGGATACAGATGCTGAAGTTGCATATGGTTTAGCCTGGGCACATTGTGAAGATGATTTTGAGCATATTCAATTGATGATTATAACCGCTCAAGCAAGAGTAGGGGAGTTAACCGGGAAGGATGGGGCTATTTCTGATTATTTCGTCCGTTTTATAAAAGCAAAAGAAATTGCCGAACAAAAGTATGAAACCGATTTGTCGGCCGAATACAAAAAAGTAATTCAATCCTATGCGGATGGAATCAATGCTTATGCTGCAAAACATCCCGAAGAGGTCAAACTCAAAAATATTTTCCCGATTACTCCTCAGAACATCGTTACAGGTTATGTGGTGATATTAACGAGTATGGTTGGAACCCCACGTGCACTCGAATGTATTGTAAAAGGAACTCCTGATGATTATATATTTAATGCCAGTGCCGGTTCCAATGGAATCGCCATGAACAAAAATATTACGAGTGATGGTTCAACCTTCTTGTTAATAAATCCACATGTGCCCTTGGAAGGCAGCGCTTCCTGGTATGAAGCACATTTGTGTAGCAATCAAAAATTAAATGTTTACGGAGCGTTAGTTCCAGGAATGATTTTTCCGGCAATGGGTTGTAACGAACATTTAGGCTGGGCGATTACCTTTAACTGGCCCGACTATGTTGACATTTATAAGATGGAAATAAATCCCCAAAATAAAAATCAATATAAGTTTGATGGCGAATGGCGAGATTTTGAGGTGCGAAAAATTCCATTAAAAGTAAAGGCGAAGTTTTTTAATCTCAAGGTCAAAAAAGAAGCTTTGTGGTCGGTTTATGGACCAGCCTATCGAACAGAAAAAGGCGTTTATGCCTTGCGATACAATTCAACTTCGAATGTGAAAGCTGCTGAACAATGGTATACAATGTGCAAAGCAAATCAATATGATGATTTTTACAAAGCAATGGAAATGCAAGGCATACCACTTTTTAATTTTGTAATGGCAGATGATCAATCGAATATTTTTTATTTGTTTAATGGATTAATACCAAAACGAAATCCTGATTTTGATTGGCAGAAAACATTGCCCGGGAATACCTCTAAAACCTTGTGGAATGAATATTATCCTCTTACGCAATTGCCTCAAAAACAAAACCCGAAATGCGGGTATGTGTATAATACCAACAATACTCCTTTTCATTGTACAGCTGCCTCAGAAAACCCCGATGAAGCAGTGTTTAGTAAGCAAGCTGGATTTAGCTGGAATAGAGTGAACAATCGTGAATTGCGATTTAATGAATTGATGAACGGCAAAACAAAAATTTCATTCGATGATTTTAAAAAAATAAAATATGATTGTGCGTATCCAACAAAACAAGGCGGGATTTATAAAACGTTTAAACCGATTTATGATTTGAAAGAATCAGAGCATCCTGATATTGCTGCTGCCATAGCAAAACTAAAAAAATGGGATTTCTCTGGGTATGCAGATAATCGTGAAGCTGCACTTGTCACACTCACCTTCGATTATTTATTCAAGAAACAAAATGCTGCTTACAATGAGTTGGAAACAGGTATAGAATACTCCACCCCAACATTGGTAGAGGCCATTCGGCATGCTCAAAAAATATTGATTAAACATTATAAGTCGATTGATGTACCTTTTGGTGAAGTGCAACGCTTGATGCGTGAGGATAAAAGTTATGCCGTTTATGGTTTGCCTGAATGTTTAAAATCCTTGGCGAGTGATGTCACCAAAGATGGGCATTTGCGAGCACAAAATGGTGATTCATTTGTCATGTTTGCGAAGTTTTCCAAAGAAGGAAATACCTATGAAACGGTTGTTCCATATGGTGAGTCAAGACGAAAGGGAAGTCCACATTTAACCGATCAGATGGAATTATACAGTCAACAAAAAACAAAACCAATCTTGTTGGATAAGGAGCAGGTGCTAAAAACGGCTACTCGCACCTATCATCCGCAATAA
- a CDS encoding OmpA family protein, with product MSQQTKNNISVCIKTFLFLAVLLFSVSVFSQAKQGKNLIPNPSFEERKSKGSDIKAAIPWKGVGTVDYHMKPDKRDVSQYKGARTGTSYAGLRFQADYKEYMHVKLLETLEKGEVYEFKMYIRILEAENVTVTVKQLGAFFSPEEFRIGMEFKEEGLVDTTYNKGIAGTLNWILIQGDYTATGNEKYMIIGNFRTKMKDDFVKKNKWSLFAFQEAYYYIDDLSLRKKNPEDDSPKYDTEGGSVNWLPHAFHAGKTFEIKNLYFEKGTSKLMSSSDKALDELAKALIEKPSTSIQINGHMDKFGDDAAEKQLSKERAKAVYDYLKGKGVTNQMIFKGMGSSQPVAPNDSEEYKAKNRRVEVTILKE from the coding sequence ATGTCTCAACAAACAAAAAATAATATATCCGTTTGCATAAAAACATTTTTGTTTTTAGCGGTGTTGTTGTTTTCTGTTTCTGTTTTTTCTCAAGCAAAACAAGGCAAAAATCTCATTCCAAATCCTAGTTTCGAAGAACGCAAAAGCAAAGGAAGCGATATCAAAGCAGCTATCCCCTGGAAAGGTGTTGGTACAGTTGATTATCACATGAAACCTGATAAGCGCGATGTTTCGCAGTACAAAGGTGCTCGCACAGGAACAAGTTATGCCGGTTTGCGCTTTCAAGCGGATTATAAAGAGTACATGCATGTAAAATTGCTGGAGACGTTGGAGAAAGGAGAGGTTTATGAGTTTAAAATGTACATCCGAATTTTGGAAGCAGAAAATGTTACCGTGACAGTGAAACAGCTCGGTGCATTTTTTTCACCGGAAGAATTCAGAATCGGGATGGAGTTTAAGGAAGAAGGATTGGTGGATACAACTTACAACAAAGGAATTGCCGGCACACTCAATTGGATTTTAATTCAGGGCGACTATACAGCCACCGGAAATGAAAAATATATGATCATTGGGAACTTTCGGACAAAAATGAAGGATGACTTTGTGAAAAAAAACAAGTGGAGTTTGTTTGCCTTTCAAGAAGCGTATTATTACATCGATGATTTATCGCTCCGTAAAAAAAATCCGGAAGACGATTCTCCAAAATATGATACTGAAGGAGGAAGTGTGAATTGGTTGCCGCATGCTTTTCATGCCGGTAAAACATTTGAAATAAAGAATTTGTATTTCGAAAAAGGTACTTCTAAATTGATGAGTTCCTCTGATAAAGCATTGGATGAATTGGCGAAAGCATTGATTGAAAAGCCTTCTACAAGTATCCAAATTAATGGACATATGGATAAGTTTGGAGATGATGCTGCTGAAAAACAATTATCGAAAGAACGTGCTAAAGCGGTATACGATTATTTAAAAGGAAAAGGAGTCACCAATCAAATGATCTTTAAAGGGATGGGTTCATCACAACCTGTTGCCCCAAATGATTCTGAAGAGTATAAAGCCAAGAACAGAAGAGTGGAAGTCACCATATTAAAAGAGTAG
- a CDS encoding MFS transporter, with the protein MSKLKKDDKKTIRAWTFYDWANSSFPLVINTAIFPTFYEAQTTTRDDAGVVLNDMVNVMGFQLKNSEFYSYIVSLSLIIVCFTAPILSGIADYSDSKKKFLRFFCIMGSFSCAGLYFFDKDSIVSSMLPFLIATVGYWGSLVFYNAYLPEIASVENQDKVSARGFALGYFGSSLLLILNLVMITKFEAFGFETKGEAVRLAFITVSIWWFGFAQITLRRLPSGSSEHKKSEGNPFSKGFREISKVWNELKHITRIKRFLSSYFFYNMGVQTVMYMAVLFAAKEINWPDEKTKSTSLIISILLIQFLGMAGSFLFSFVSSKIGNIKALGVAIFFWALVCVGVFLFVTEPMHFYITAVCVGLVMGGTQSLSRSTYSKLLPPTEDHASYFSFFDVLEKAGIVIGTFSFGLIEGITGGMRNSVLVLIVFFVIGFLVMLTIPKSKTVEAADE; encoded by the coding sequence ATGAGCAAACTCAAAAAAGATGATAAAAAAACAATTCGCGCATGGACGTTCTATGACTGGGCGAATTCATCATTTCCGTTAGTGATTAATACAGCCATTTTTCCAACGTTTTACGAAGCACAAACAACTACTCGGGATGATGCCGGTGTTGTGCTAAACGATATGGTAAACGTAATGGGATTTCAATTAAAAAATTCTGAGTTTTATTCTTACATCGTTTCACTCTCCCTAATCATCGTTTGTTTTACCGCTCCCATTCTTTCCGGTATTGCAGATTATTCGGATAGCAAAAAGAAATTTCTTCGTTTTTTCTGTATCATGGGTTCTTTCTCATGTGCAGGCCTTTACTTTTTCGACAAAGACAGCATTGTCTCAAGTATGCTACCATTTCTTATTGCTACTGTCGGGTATTGGGGAAGTCTTGTTTTTTATAATGCCTATCTGCCGGAAATTGCTTCTGTTGAAAATCAGGATAAAGTGAGTGCGCGAGGATTTGCATTGGGTTATTTTGGAAGCTCCTTGTTGCTGATCTTAAATTTAGTGATGATTACAAAGTTTGAAGCTTTCGGATTTGAAACCAAAGGCGAAGCAGTTCGTTTGGCATTCATCACTGTAAGTATCTGGTGGTTCGGATTTGCTCAAATTACGCTGAGAAGACTTCCTTCAGGCTCTTCAGAACATAAGAAATCAGAAGGTAATCCTTTTTCAAAAGGCTTCAGAGAGATTTCAAAAGTATGGAATGAATTAAAACACATTACGCGTATCAAGCGTTTTTTATCTTCTTACTTTTTTTATAATATGGGAGTTCAAACAGTGATGTATATGGCTGTGTTGTTTGCAGCAAAAGAAATTAACTGGCCGGATGAAAAAACAAAAAGCACGAGTTTAATCATTAGTATACTATTAATTCAATTTTTAGGGATGGCAGGATCATTTCTTTTTTCTTTCGTATCCTCAAAAATTGGAAACATAAAAGCATTGGGTGTGGCCATTTTCTTCTGGGCATTGGTATGTGTGGGTGTGTTTCTGTTTGTAACAGAGCCGATGCATTTTTACATTACTGCAGTATGTGTTGGTTTGGTAATGGGAGGAACTCAGTCTCTGTCGCGTTCTACGTATTCAAAATTGTTGCCGCCTACAGAAGACCATGCCAGTTACTTTAGCTTTTTTGATGTGTTGGAAAAAGCCGGAATTGTTATCGGAACATTTTCATTTGGATTAATTGAAGGTATCACCGGTGGGATGAGAAATTCTGTGTTAGTTTTGATCGTGTTTTTTGTTATTGGTTTTCTGGTAATGTTAACCATTCCTAAAAGTAAAACCGTTGAAGCAGCTGATGAATAA
- a CDS encoding (Fe-S)-binding protein — translation MIVDIFIPCFIDQIYPDTGLNMVKILEKVGCGVNYNPEQTCCGQPAFNAGYWDDCKEVGEKFIRGFQNDRYIVCPSASCVGMIKNYYPEMFHNSVLHNEYKQIQKNIFEFSDFMVNVLKITDLGATLNGVATYHDSCAALREYGIKREPRVLLEKVRGLELREMKDSETCCGFGGSFSVKFEPIAVGMGDQKLENALQTGAEYLISTDVSCLMHIDGYAKKAGKNMKMMHLCDVLASGWD, via the coding sequence ATGATTGTAGATATTTTTATTCCTTGTTTTATTGATCAAATTTATCCTGATACAGGATTGAATATGGTGAAAATTTTAGAAAAAGTAGGTTGTGGTGTGAACTATAATCCTGAACAAACATGCTGTGGACAACCCGCTTTTAATGCGGGATATTGGGATGACTGTAAAGAGGTTGGGGAAAAGTTTATTCGTGGGTTTCAAAACGACAGATACATTGTTTGTCCTTCTGCCTCGTGTGTAGGAATGATAAAAAATTATTATCCCGAAATGTTTCACAATTCTGTTCTTCATAATGAATACAAACAAATTCAAAAAAATATTTTTGAGTTTTCCGATTTCATGGTGAACGTATTGAAGATTACGGATTTGGGTGCAACACTCAATGGGGTTGCTACCTATCATGATTCCTGTGCAGCATTGCGTGAGTATGGTATTAAACGTGAACCACGTGTTTTACTTGAAAAAGTGAGAGGTTTGGAATTGAGAGAAATGAAAGATTCTGAAACCTGCTGTGGATTTGGAGGAAGCTTCTCCGTGAAATTTGAACCAATTGCGGTGGGAATGGGAGATCAAAAATTAGAAAATGCATTGCAAACCGGTGCTGAGTATTTAATTTCTACAGATGTTTCCTGTTTGATGCACATAGATGGTTATGCTAAAAAAGCAGGAAAAAATATGAAGATGATGCACCTTTGTGATGTACTTGCTTCCGGATGGGACTAA
- the wecB gene encoding UDP-N-acetylglucosamine 2-epimerase (non-hydrolyzing), whose amino-acid sequence MKLLTIIGARPQIIKAAALSRVIKNKFSTKIEEIIVHTGQHYDDNMSQIFFDELDIPHPNYNLNAGSGTHGKQTALMIEGIEEILLKEKPNCIVLYGDTNSTLAGAVAASKIQVPIIHIEAGLRSFNKSMPEEINRIICDRISTLLFSPTKAGFDNLVKEGFKKKNTGPYTFNNPRIYHCGDVMFDNALFFSSLTHPKSTILKDNQLEEGKYILVTIHRNNNTDEPERLNALFRAINKIAVDDKIKMMLPLHPRTAKLLAQNLSPELYSTIKTSEYIKIVSPVSYLEMIALEKNARLIMTDSGGVQKEAYFFKKPCVILRSETEWIELVRSGSAIIADANEKEIVKAYEKFKKTKRLKFPDLFGDGNAAEFICGEIVKNIH is encoded by the coding sequence ATTAAGCTATTAACAATAATTGGTGCAAGACCGCAAATTATAAAAGCGGCAGCATTGAGCAGAGTCATAAAAAATAAATTCTCAACTAAAATTGAGGAAATAATTGTGCATACAGGTCAGCATTACGATGATAATATGTCACAGATTTTTTTTGATGAACTCGATATTCCTCATCCGAACTACAATTTGAATGCAGGCTCTGGAACTCATGGAAAACAAACAGCCTTGATGATTGAAGGCATTGAGGAGATTCTCTTGAAAGAAAAGCCCAATTGCATTGTTCTTTATGGGGATACCAATTCGACTTTAGCAGGGGCTGTAGCTGCATCAAAAATTCAAGTTCCAATTATCCACATCGAAGCTGGATTACGGTCGTTTAATAAATCAATGCCGGAAGAAATTAATCGAATTATTTGCGACCGCATATCTACGCTTTTGTTTTCACCAACAAAAGCCGGTTTTGATAATTTGGTAAAAGAAGGTTTTAAAAAGAAAAATACCGGACCATACACGTTTAATAATCCTAGAATTTATCATTGTGGTGATGTGATGTTCGATAATGCGTTGTTTTTTTCTTCGTTAACTCACCCAAAAAGTACGATTCTAAAAGATAATCAGCTGGAAGAAGGGAAGTATATTCTTGTGACCATTCATCGCAATAACAATACGGATGAACCGGAACGATTAAATGCTTTATTTCGTGCAATTAATAAGATTGCAGTTGATGATAAGATTAAAATGATGCTGCCTTTGCATCCACGTACTGCAAAGTTGTTAGCACAGAATCTATCCCCCGAACTTTATAGCACGATAAAAACTAGTGAATATATAAAGATTGTTTCGCCTGTTTCGTATCTTGAAATGATTGCATTGGAAAAAAATGCACGATTAATCATGACAGATTCCGGTGGCGTTCAAAAAGAAGCCTACTTCTTCAAAAAACCGTGTGTGATTTTGCGTTCTGAAACGGAATGGATTGAATTGGTGCGTTCAGGATCTGCCATCATTGCCGATGCAAATGAAAAGGAGATAGTAAAAGCGTATGAAAAGTTTAAAAAGACAAAAAGATTAAAATTTCCGGATTTGTTTGGAGATGGAAATGCCGCTGAATTTATCTGCGGAGAAATTGTAAAGAACATCCACTAA
- a CDS encoding polysaccharide deacetylase family protein, translating to MLLVYTHKITHRNKYIFNLFFKDTLGIDFVLTTDIEQFKAAEGAKLSYTNNPVADELFFTSRNLLFETGINEQNISVFDYNESKVFFATGKASSLPFDVFAASFYLVSRYEEYLPHIRDEHDRFDAKDSLAFTNGFLHKPIVNTWIIWLRELLQKKYPHLVFPKKNYEFVSTIDIDNAYAYREKGFTRSVGGYLKSISKLDFKEITERTRVLFGLDKDPYDTYEFQLETIKKYKLKTIYFFLLGDYGVNDKNLPIESKRFQSLIKMLGDYAQIGIHPSYGSNKSTLQLKKEVERLSKVLHRDITQSRQHFLKLTLPETYRNLIDLDITDDYTMGFASQVGFRASICTAFNFYDLDTEMETKLKIHPFAIMEGTLKYSMKVSPEEAMNKIKPLIDEVKKVDGVFMSLWHNDTLNDRKIWIGWRSVFEKMVQYAVEK from the coding sequence ATGCTACTGGTCTATACACATAAAATTACGCATCGTAATAAATATATCTTTAATCTTTTTTTTAAAGATACATTGGGTATCGATTTTGTGCTTACCACAGATATCGAACAATTTAAGGCAGCTGAGGGTGCCAAGTTAAGTTATACCAATAATCCTGTTGCGGATGAATTGTTTTTTACTTCCCGTAATTTGTTGTTTGAAACAGGAATAAATGAACAGAATATTTCTGTGTTTGATTACAACGAAAGCAAAGTTTTTTTTGCAACGGGTAAAGCTTCTTCGCTTCCTTTTGATGTATTTGCTGCCAGTTTTTATCTAGTGAGTCGCTATGAAGAATATCTCCCACACATTCGGGATGAACACGATCGCTTTGACGCCAAAGATAGTCTTGCATTTACAAATGGATTTCTACATAAGCCGATCGTGAATACCTGGATTATTTGGCTGCGTGAATTATTGCAAAAAAAATATCCTCATCTAGTTTTTCCTAAAAAGAACTATGAGTTTGTTTCGACTATTGATATCGATAATGCGTATGCTTATCGTGAAAAAGGTTTCACCCGAAGCGTTGGCGGATATTTAAAATCCATTTCGAAATTAGATTTTAAAGAAATAACGGAACGTACACGTGTGTTGTTCGGATTAGATAAAGATCCTTATGATACCTATGAATTTCAATTGGAAACGATTAAGAAATATAAATTGAAAACAATTTATTTTTTCTTGTTGGGCGATTATGGTGTGAATGATAAAAACTTACCAATTGAAAGTAAACGTTTTCAGTCACTTATAAAGATGTTGGGCGATTATGCTCAAATTGGAATTCATCCATCATATGGTTCCAATAAAAGTACACTTCAGTTGAAAAAGGAAGTAGAGCGTTTGTCGAAAGTATTGCATCGGGATATCACACAAAGTCGGCAACACTTTTTGAAACTTACACTTCCGGAAACCTATCGTAATTTAATTGATTTGGATATTACCGATGACTATACCATGGGATTTGCTTCCCAGGTGGGTTTCAGAGCAAGTATCTGCACTGCGTTCAATTTTTATGATTTGGATACAGAGATGGAAACAAAACTGAAAATTCATCCTTTTGCAATTATGGAAGGAACATTGAAGTATAGCATGAAAGTGAGTCCGGAGGAAGCGATGAATAAAATTAAACCATTGATTGATGAAGTAAAAAAGGTGGATGGTGTATTTATGAGTTTATGGCATAATGATACATTGAATGATCGAAAAATTTGGATTGGTTGGAGAAGTGTTTTTGAAAAAATGGTGCAGTACGCTGTCGAAAAGTAA